The Paenibacillus sp. RUD330 genome has a segment encoding these proteins:
- a CDS encoding carbohydrate ABC transporter permease: MRQEKAKKRESFDIASNAVVLLFALLNLFPLYWLFSSSVKNSSDVIKMPPDWWPRTFTWSNYADVFTNQPALRWTLNSLYVAGFSTALLIVTSSMAAYAFSKLRFKGRNVFFIVFISSLMIPKEVMIVPLFRISQDLGLVNSVYGMIWPNVATAFGVFLLKGFFDTAPDALREAARIDGAGEVRTFLQIMLPIVKPGIGALFILNFVQVWNDYLWQLVIGQNKESKTLMVGIATLMQDLNPNFAYKMAGATVAAIPMLLIFILFQRYFTRGISIGAVKE, translated from the coding sequence ATGCGGCAAGAAAAAGCAAAAAAACGGGAATCATTCGATATCGCCAGCAATGCGGTCGTGCTTCTCTTCGCTCTTCTGAATCTGTTCCCGCTGTACTGGCTGTTCAGCAGCTCGGTCAAGAACAGCTCCGATGTCATCAAGATGCCGCCGGACTGGTGGCCGCGCACCTTTACCTGGTCCAACTACGCCGATGTGTTCACCAATCAGCCGGCTCTGCGCTGGACGCTGAACAGCTTGTACGTGGCCGGATTCTCGACGGCGCTGCTTATCGTCACGAGCTCCATGGCGGCCTACGCCTTCTCCAAGCTTCGGTTCAAGGGCCGCAACGTCTTTTTCATCGTCTTCATCTCCAGCCTGATGATCCCGAAGGAAGTGATGATCGTGCCTCTGTTCCGGATCTCCCAGGATCTGGGCCTGGTCAACAGCGTGTACGGCATGATCTGGCCCAATGTGGCGACGGCTTTCGGCGTCTTCCTTCTCAAAGGCTTTTTCGACACGGCGCCGGATGCGCTGAGGGAGGCGGCCCGAATCGATGGAGCCGGAGAAGTCAGAACATTCCTGCAAATCATGCTGCCGATCGTCAAGCCCGGCATCGGGGCTCTGTTCATCCTGAATTTCGTGCAGGTATGGAACGATTATCTGTGGCAGCTCGTCATCGGCCAGAACAAGGAGAGCAAAACGCTGATGGTCGGCATCGCGACGCTGATGCAGGACCTCAATCCGAACTTCGCCTACAAGATGGCGGGCGCTACGGTCGCAGCGATTCCGATGCTGCTCATCTTCATCCTGTTCCAAAGGTACTTCACCCGCGGAATCTCGATCGGAGCGGTGAAGGAATGA
- a CDS encoding ROK family protein yields the protein MTGRAALDVGGTDIKFAALDVGGTDIKYAVLDGSADILFHGRAATPQGRANTAIPEAAASIMEELLAMHPGIAGIGISTAGVVDPGSGEILYAGGTIPEYRGSNWKTALGSRFGLPVSVMNDVNAAALGEWWKGAARGCPHFACITLGTGIGGALFTGGAVMAGPRFRAGEIGHSLYDKAAGTTYEQRASTSALLNRAAAELPGFKGSGAELFAAARSGDAAYAALIDDWAGEVARGIAELILLFDPLKVLIGGGVSAQGGELLRRIGPHVRSCLPAGFAPAELAVAELGNRAALYGAVHAYYTKETETI from the coding sequence ATGACCGGCCGCGCCGCCCTCGACGTGGGGGGCACCGACATCAAGTTCGCCGCCCTCGACGTGGGGGGCACCGACATCAAGTACGCCGTCCTGGACGGCTCGGCGGACATACTCTTCCACGGCCGCGCCGCGACGCCTCAAGGACGCGCGAATACCGCCATACCGGAAGCGGCTGCTTCCATTATGGAGGAACTGCTGGCCATGCATCCCGGCATAGCGGGAATCGGGATCAGCACCGCAGGAGTCGTCGATCCCGGCAGCGGGGAGATTCTCTACGCCGGGGGGACGATTCCGGAGTACCGGGGCAGCAATTGGAAAACCGCTCTGGGCAGCCGGTTCGGCCTCCCCGTTTCGGTCATGAACGACGTCAATGCCGCCGCTCTGGGCGAATGGTGGAAGGGCGCAGCGCGCGGCTGCCCGCATTTCGCCTGCATCACGCTCGGCACCGGCATCGGCGGCGCGCTGTTCACCGGCGGAGCCGTTATGGCCGGGCCCCGCTTCAGAGCCGGGGAAATCGGCCATTCGCTCTATGACAAGGCTGCCGGCACGACGTACGAGCAGCGGGCGTCGACTTCGGCGCTGCTGAACCGCGCAGCCGCCGAATTGCCCGGCTTCAAAGGCTCCGGCGCCGAGCTGTTCGCAGCCGCCAGATCCGGCGACGCCGCCTACGCGGCGCTCATCGACGACTGGGCCGGAGAGGTGGCGCGCGGAATCGCGGAGCTGATCCTGCTGTTCGACCCGCTGAAGGTGCTGATCGGCGGCGGCGTGTCCGCCCAAGGCGGCGAGCTGCTCCGCAGAATCGGCCCTCATGTGCGCAGCTGCCTGCCTGCCGGGTTCGCCCCCGCCGAGCTGGCCGTCGCCGAGCTCGGCAACAGGGCGGCGCTGTATGGCGCCGTTCATGCTTACTATACGAAAGAGACGGAGACGATCTAG
- a CDS encoding sugar ABC transporter permease: MIRYNRNVKEGLTGYLFIAPQFLLFLIFVVYPIVEGLRLSLYKVQYRTETFVGFDNYAALFGDPVFFKAVWNTVIFVVAIVLLTVAFSFFVGSAVFDKNAKYVSFIRGSYYIPVMVSMVVMSMVWSFLLNPANGLISYMAREMEMSTVNLLGNKSTVLPVVIFVTFATNVGQAIILYIAAMIGVPKDLFEAAEVDGAGRLHVIRHILLPLVKPTTIYITIINIIAVLKIFVVIQLLTGGGPNNASVTLMYYLYNNAFKYNQLGVASAVGVIMFLLTLLLSVPQLKAMFNDK, translated from the coding sequence ATGATACGGTACAATCGCAATGTCAAAGAAGGCCTCACCGGATATCTGTTCATCGCCCCGCAATTTCTGCTGTTCCTCATCTTTGTCGTCTATCCCATTGTCGAAGGCTTGCGTCTCAGCCTGTACAAGGTCCAGTACCGGACGGAAACGTTCGTCGGATTCGACAATTACGCCGCTCTGTTCGGCGATCCGGTCTTTTTCAAGGCGGTATGGAACACCGTCATTTTCGTCGTCGCCATCGTTTTGCTGACGGTCGCCTTTTCCTTCTTCGTCGGCTCCGCCGTCTTCGACAAAAACGCCAAGTATGTCTCGTTCATCCGGGGCAGCTATTACATCCCGGTGATGGTGTCGATGGTCGTCATGAGCATGGTGTGGAGCTTCCTGCTGAATCCGGCGAACGGCCTCATCTCGTACATGGCCCGGGAAATGGAAATGAGCACGGTGAATCTGCTCGGCAACAAAAGCACGGTGCTGCCGGTCGTCATCTTCGTCACCTTCGCCACGAATGTCGGGCAGGCGATCATCCTGTACATCGCCGCGATGATCGGCGTTCCGAAGGATCTGTTCGAAGCCGCGGAGGTGGACGGAGCGGGCCGGCTGCATGTCATCCGCCATATTCTCCTGCCGCTCGTGAAGCCCACGACGATCTACATCACCATCATCAATATCATCGCCGTGCTGAAAATCTTCGTGGTCATCCAGCTGCTTACGGGCGGCGGACCGAACAACGCTTCCGTGACCTTGATGTACTACCTCTACAACAACGCCTTCAAGTACAATCAGCTCGGCGTTGCCTCCGCGGTAGGCGTCATCATGTTCCTGCTGACGCTGTTGCTGTCCGTGCCTCAGCTCAAAGCCATGTTTAACGATAAGTGA